Within Deltaproteobacteria bacterium, the genomic segment ACCAAACCCCCGGCGTCCCCTCTACCTTTAGCGCCCCAGAAACCCAGTATACCGGTTTTACCCGTCCCCCCGGAAAGAAAAGTAGAAGTTCCTCCCGCAGAACAACCGAAAGTTAGAGCAGAAGAAAAGCCAGTGATAAAGCCGGAGCCCCAACCGTTACTTGCTGACCTACCCCCGTACACTGGCCTAGTAGTCGATACGCGGGGGCTTAATATGCGGGCTGCGTTGATTCCCAAAGTCCTGGATGAGAAGGGACTGGAATTGTACCAGGGAATGTATGTTCCCCGCGGAAAAGCAGCCCAAAGCGGTCTGGCACTTTACTCCAAAGATTTGACCGCAGCCCAGACAAATCCCCGCGTGGGGAAAAACCCGCTGACGGTTAAGGGATTCAAAGTAAATCCGGGCAATCCGTCAGATATTATTTTATCTTCGGAAGAGGCCAAACGAGTTGCCCCATTTACCCAGAAAGGGACCTTCTTGGAAGAATGCAAGGTCATGATCGTGATCGATTGAAAAATTTCTTCTGGCGATGTACTTGGTATTTTATCTTTTTCGGGGCCCTTTTCTTCACGGGTTGCGGTTACCATTTTCAGGGCGGAGGAACCAACCTCCCCCCGGATGTACGTTCAGTAGCCGTTCCTATTTTTGCCAATCGCACCAAGCAAACAGGGATTGAAAGCGAAGTTACCAGCGCTTTGGTGGATAAATTTATTTCTGCCAAACGTCTATCTGTAAGCGGGCAAAATTCGGCTGATGCCTTGCTAACGGGAACCGTAAAGTCTTTCACCACAACCTCCGTGGCTGTGACGGGAGGAACTCAGATAACCACGGGATACCGAGCTACCTTAACCGTTGAAATCATTTTCCGAAGGCAAAGGGACGGGAAAACTTTCTTTAAAGAAGAATTGAGTGAATGGTGGAATTATCCGGTGGTGTCCGACTTGGCCATCACAGAAAACAACAAGAAGGACGCTGTTCGACATATCTCTTTGCTCCTGGCAGAGAAGATCCATGAGTTGATCCTGGAGAATTTTTGAATTTTTGGACGCAGATGGACGCAGATTTTCAGGATAGTATTAAATGCCAATGCAAAATGGTATCCATTTACCGTTTTGAAAAACTATGAAATATCGGCCAAAAAGGTTGTCATTCCGCGGAAGCAGGAATCCAGGTCTTATTTTTATCATAGATTTCCGTTTTCACGGAATGATGTTCAACGGAACAGAAAAAAGTCATTTTTAATTTTACATTTTTATCGGCGTTTATCTGCGCCAATCTGCGTCCCGATAATATGAAATCACAGGAGTTATTCCAAGAGATTGATGGGGGTAAAATCTTACCCCTCTATTATTTTTATGGACCAGAAGAATGGTTAATCGAAGAGGCCTTGAAAAAAATCAAAGAAAAGGCTCTCAATCCTGCGACTTTGGACTTCAATCGGGAGGTACTGGACGCTGAAGAGGATTTTCCGGAAGCGATTCTTGGGAGTCTCCAGGTTTTTCCATTAAATTCTCCCCGGCGGTTGGTCGTAATCCGTCAAGCGGATGTCATATGGAGTAAAGGCCCGGCTCCCTACTTCGATTATTTTGCCAATCCAAACCCTTCTACCTGCGCTGTTTTTATCGGTGAGAAAGTCGACCTGCGGACCAAATTTTTCCAGGCGTTGGAGAAAAATGGGGCGGTCGTCTCATTTTACCCTCCTTATGAAAGGGAGTTGATTCGTTGGATTCGTTTCCAGGCAGAACAACTGGGCCATTCCATATCCGATGAAGCCCTATCCCTGTTACTGGAAAGGATTGGACCAAATTTGCAGGAGCTCAAACTTGAGCTGCAAAAATTAACTTTAAAGCCAGGAACAAAAAAATTTATTCAAGAAGAAGATGTTTTGGCCCTTACGGAAGATATCCGCGAAGAGAGCCCATTTGAACTACCCTGGGCTGTTGGTCATTTGGATTGGGAAAAATCATTACGCCTTTTGCGGAAAAATTTACAACAGGGAAACCCGCCCCTTCTCCTCCTTTCGCTAATTCTCCGCCAGCTCCGTTTGATCCGGAGGGCTCGTGAACTAAGGGCAGAGAGCTGCTCCAAGAAAGAGGTAGAGACCAAGCTGAGAATTTTGCCCCAAAGGGCGAATGATTTTTGGAAACAGGTGGATAAACTTTCTCCCTCAGCCTTGGAGCAAATTTGGCCGCTTACCAGAGAAACAGATCTGGAACTCAAATCCAGCCGTTTAGATAAGGGACTTATTTTAGAAAAATATCTTTGGGATTTGTTATTTCTCGGAAGGGGTAAGATCCAGAACGCAAGAGGGAAATGAAAAAGCAATTTTTTTTAGACCCAGATTCACCTTGTTGGATTTTTCTTATCTAACAGGGTAAACGCAGATTTTCAGGATCCTTTAAAATGCCAAGAGCAAAATAATGAATAAAAAATTGAAATAATTTTTAATCTGGCCTTTGGGCATTTGCATTGTAATCTGCGTCCCAATAAATTCTTGGATCGGGAAGGATTCAAGCCGGAGGGGTGAGAGCATTTACCTTTTTCGCTAAACGGGATATTTTACGCGCTGCAGTCTTCTTATGAATGACCTTCTTCGATGAAGCCTTCTGGATAATAGGGATGGCGCTGGCCAAGGCCTTCTGCGCCTCGCCAAGGTTTTTTCCTTCGACGGCTTTCACTACTTTTTTGGAAAAAGTTTTAAGGACCGATTTAACCGCAGTGTTGCGCAACTGCCGTTTTTTACTCTGACGGGCCCTTTTTAGGGCTGAAACATGGGTGGCCAAGATACCTCCTTAAATTAAAAACGCTAAGCGCAAAGAGCATAGCACATAGCGCAAAGTTTGATTTTATTAAATAATAGAATATCATGAATGTCAAGTTTTAATTATTGGGACGCAGATGAACGCAGATTACCATGATTTTTTAATAATGCTTAAAGAAAAATTTTTATATTCGGCAATTAGCTATTTTAATTTGAATAATTATTATCTGCGTTTATCTGCGTTTATCTGCGTCCCAAATAAGGGTTTATGAGCGAAAAAAGAAAAATTGCCAAAACAGCCAGCGTGGTTGGGGGGGCCACACTCCTTTCCAGAATCTTTGGTTTTGTCCGGGATATGATCGTGGCCCAACTCTTTGGGGCCGGCATGGCCACAGATGCTTTTTTCGTGGCCTTTCGGATCCCCAACCTCCTGCGACGTTTAGTGGGAGAGGGCTCACTCACGGCATCTTTTATCCCGGTTTATTCGGAATATATCAGCCAGAAGTCAAAGGAAGAGGGAGATGAACTGGTTAGTGCTTCTTTCTCTGTATTGGCCATAGTTTTAATCCTTTTGACCGGGCTGGGTGTCCTTTTTTCTCCCTGGATCATCAAACTCATGGCCTATGGCTTTTCTCTGGAGCCGGAAAAATTCAAACTGACTGTATTGCTCACTCGCCTCATGTTTCCTTATATCTTCTTTATCGGGCTGGTGGCCCTGGCCATGGGGATATTAAATTCATGGAAACACTTTGCTGCGCCAGCGCTTGCTCCTGTACTCCTCAATCTGGCGATCATTGCTTGTGCCCTTTTGTTTTCCGGGATTCTGAAAGAGCCCATTTTATCCTTGGCGTTTGGCGTTCTATTGGGAGGAATCGTTCAACTCCTATTCCAGATTCCGTTTATTCGCAGAAAAAAAATCGCGGTGCGGTTCCTTTTCCGCCTTTCCCACCCCGGAGTGAAACGTATTGGTTTGTTGATGGCTCCGTC encodes:
- the lptE gene encoding LPS assembly lipoprotein LptE encodes the protein MQGHDRDRLKNFFWRCTWYFIFFGALFFTGCGYHFQGGGTNLPPDVRSVAVPIFANRTKQTGIESEVTSALVDKFISAKRLSVSGQNSADALLTGTVKSFTTTSVAVTGGTQITTGYRATLTVEIIFRRQRDGKTFFKEELSEWWNYPVVSDLAITENNKKDAVRHISLLLAEKIHELILENF
- the holA gene encoding DNA polymerase III subunit delta, yielding MKSQELFQEIDGGKILPLYYFYGPEEWLIEEALKKIKEKALNPATLDFNREVLDAEEDFPEAILGSLQVFPLNSPRRLVVIRQADVIWSKGPAPYFDYFANPNPSTCAVFIGEKVDLRTKFFQALEKNGAVVSFYPPYERELIRWIRFQAEQLGHSISDEALSLLLERIGPNLQELKLELQKLTLKPGTKKFIQEEDVLALTEDIREESPFELPWAVGHLDWEKSLRLLRKNLQQGNPPLLLLSLILRQLRLIRRARELRAESCSKKEVETKLRILPQRANDFWKQVDKLSPSALEQIWPLTRETDLELKSSRLDKGLILEKYLWDLLFLGRGKIQNARGK
- the rpsT gene encoding 30S ribosomal protein S20 encodes the protein MATHVSALKRARQSKKRQLRNTAVKSVLKTFSKKVVKAVEGKNLGEAQKALASAIPIIQKASSKKVIHKKTAARKISRLAKKVNALTPPA